Proteins encoded by one window of Rhodoligotrophos appendicifer:
- a CDS encoding chorismate mutase encodes MKWLLVAIMVGGLGNPVASWAAEQMGRMTVVLDQSSAASAPTSDAKALETVRATIDGIDAQILDLLAQRFEAVQRVRQIKGVTSGDVPPLRPSREAEVMRALLDARRDPLPPGVAIAIWRELMGSSTQLQKITRIYLPSVIDDGSAFRDAVKANFGSLAPLRQYSDAHSAAEAARADRASLAAVPARSSGWARSVMSGRNAGYAVVARIPFVEAKADTDGFVLGHVPSSPTGDDQTLVAISGSETSTVDSALVRELWEERDTDSRGGRLWLGVLEGWLDDEAASKAVGAASNGGLEVEVLGRYATPIH; translated from the coding sequence TTGAAATGGCTCCTCGTGGCGATCATGGTCGGGGGCCTCGGAAACCCGGTCGCCTCCTGGGCGGCTGAGCAAATGGGGCGAATGACGGTAGTGCTTGACCAGAGCAGCGCAGCAAGTGCCCCGACGTCCGATGCAAAGGCTCTGGAGACTGTACGCGCCACGATCGACGGGATTGATGCGCAGATACTGGATCTCCTGGCGCAACGCTTCGAGGCGGTTCAGCGGGTTCGCCAAATCAAGGGCGTGACATCGGGAGATGTTCCTCCCCTCCGTCCCTCGCGTGAGGCTGAAGTCATGCGGGCGCTGCTTGATGCCCGACGGGACCCCCTGCCGCCGGGAGTGGCGATTGCCATCTGGCGCGAGCTCATGGGAAGCTCCACACAATTGCAAAAGATTACGCGGATATATCTTCCCTCTGTCATCGACGACGGGAGCGCATTTCGCGACGCGGTGAAGGCAAACTTCGGTTCTCTGGCGCCCCTTCGGCAATATTCCGACGCGCATTCTGCAGCCGAAGCGGCGCGCGCAGACAGGGCCTCTCTCGCTGCGGTTCCTGCAAGATCCAGCGGCTGGGCGAGATCGGTCATGAGTGGCCGCAATGCGGGATACGCGGTTGTTGCGCGGATACCCTTTGTGGAGGCGAAAGCCGACACGGATGGTTTCGTCTTGGGCCATGTCCCTTCGTCCCCGACGGGGGACGACCAGACGCTTGTGGCGATCAGCGGCTCGGAAACGTCGACAGTGGACTCCGCTCTGGTACGAGAGCTTTGGGAGGAGCGTGACACCGACAGCAGGGGAGGCCGCCTTTGGCTCGGCGTTCTTGAGGGTTGGCTTGACGACGAGGCCGCATCGAAGGCTGTCGGTGCTGCGTCCAACGGCGGACTTGAAGTTGAAGTCCTGGGTAGGTATGCGACGCCCATCCACTGA
- a CDS encoding class I SAM-dependent methyltransferase — MDVVDLKEFYGSPLGAAARRLLTHRIRARIRGLKGGVILGIGYATPYLDVWREEADRVLGFMPARQGVAHWPLTGPSATALVDDSEMPLPDGVVDLALVVHGLELSEHLQETLREIWRVLAPGGRAIFVVPNRSGMWARSDSTPFGHGRPFSRSQLTDLLRDAMFSPSGWANALFVPPVQRGFLIRSAAAWERLGLWMWPAFSGVIIVEAVKQVYSVRRPKRARRLVPKFNPVPQPATVGRAGLSNRRENTLDRCAPPI, encoded by the coding sequence ATGGACGTGGTGGATCTTAAGGAGTTCTACGGAAGCCCGCTCGGCGCAGCGGCGCGACGCCTCCTGACCCATCGAATTCGGGCTCGTATCCGTGGCCTGAAGGGGGGAGTGATCCTCGGGATTGGTTATGCCACTCCCTATCTCGATGTGTGGCGGGAAGAGGCGGATCGTGTCCTTGGCTTCATGCCGGCACGTCAGGGGGTCGCTCACTGGCCTCTGACCGGCCCCAGCGCAACGGCCTTGGTCGATGATTCGGAGATGCCGCTTCCCGATGGCGTCGTCGATCTCGCGCTCGTTGTTCATGGATTGGAGCTCAGCGAGCATCTTCAGGAAACCCTCAGGGAGATTTGGCGAGTTCTGGCACCCGGCGGCCGGGCGATTTTCGTCGTCCCCAATCGGAGTGGAATGTGGGCCCGCAGCGACTCCACCCCTTTCGGTCATGGCAGGCCGTTCTCGCGCTCGCAGCTCACCGATCTTCTTCGCGACGCCATGTTTTCGCCGTCGGGTTGGGCAAACGCTTTGTTCGTGCCTCCGGTCCAGCGGGGTTTCCTCATTCGGTCCGCCGCCGCGTGGGAACGTCTGGGGCTGTGGATGTGGCCCGCTTTTTCCGGGGTGATCATTGTCGAAGCCGTCAAGCAGGTTTACTCCGTCCGGAGACCGAAGCGGGCTCGCCGCTTGGTACCGAAGTTCAACCCTGTGCCTCAGCCTGCGACAGTCGGAAGGGCCGGATTGTCCAATCGTCGTGAAAACACTCTGGACCGTTGCGCCCCGCCGATATAG
- the gloB gene encoding hydroxyacylglutathione hydrolase, producing the protein MAALQFYQFPCLEDNYGVLIHDPDSKETAAIDAPEAAAVRQALELKGWSLTHLFCTHHHVDHTAGIAELKQLSGCTVYGPKGESAKIPALDIALGEGDELTFGGRKVEIIETPGHTLGHIVYYIPSDTVAFAADTMFPLGCGRVFEGTLEQMWSSLAKLIALPKETIVYCGHEYTKANAKFALSIEPGNAALQKRAAEIDEKRARGEPTVPTTIALELETSPFVRPRSPEIQERLGMVGHSDAEIFAEVRRRKDNF; encoded by the coding sequence ATGGCTGCGTTACAATTTTATCAATTTCCTTGTCTTGAGGACAATTACGGCGTTCTCATCCACGACCCGGACAGCAAGGAGACGGCGGCCATCGATGCACCTGAAGCTGCTGCAGTCCGTCAAGCCCTCGAGCTCAAGGGATGGTCGCTGACCCACCTATTCTGCACGCATCACCATGTCGACCATACAGCCGGAATCGCGGAATTGAAGCAGCTGTCGGGCTGTACCGTGTACGGTCCCAAGGGTGAGTCCGCCAAGATTCCGGCCCTGGACATCGCCTTGGGAGAAGGTGACGAGTTGACCTTCGGCGGACGCAAGGTCGAGATCATCGAAACTCCGGGTCATACTCTCGGGCACATCGTCTATTACATTCCATCCGACACGGTCGCCTTCGCCGCGGATACCATGTTCCCCCTCGGTTGCGGCCGGGTGTTCGAGGGGACATTGGAGCAAATGTGGTCCTCACTGGCCAAGCTCATCGCACTTCCCAAGGAGACGATCGTCTATTGCGGACATGAATACACCAAGGCAAATGCCAAGTTCGCGCTGTCGATTGAGCCTGGTAATGCAGCCTTGCAGAAACGTGCCGCCGAGATCGATGAAAAGCGAGCTCGCGGCGAGCCTACTGTCCCGACAACGATCGCCCTCGAGCTGGAGACCAGCCCGTTCGTTCGTCCGCGGAGTCCGGAGATCCAGGAGCGACTTGGAATGGTCGGCCATTCCGATGCGGAAATATTCGCTGAGGTCCGCCGGCGAAAGGATAATTTCTGA
- a CDS encoding cupin domain-containing protein: MPPIQQSAEEVISTLNLVPHPEGGYYTETWRAPAQGGARAAGTAIYFLLKAGQLNRWHRVDACEIWHWYAGAALLLRILEGGRHGDIILGSDLAAGQRPQAIVNAHAWQSAKTLGAWTLVGCTVSPGFEFAGFELAPDGWEPGGD, encoded by the coding sequence ATGCCGCCGATACAGCAGAGTGCCGAGGAGGTCATCTCCACCCTTAATCTGGTGCCGCACCCCGAGGGTGGCTATTACACCGAAACCTGGCGGGCTCCAGCTCAAGGCGGAGCCAGAGCTGCAGGGACAGCGATCTATTTCCTGCTCAAGGCAGGACAGTTGAATCGCTGGCACAGGGTCGATGCATGTGAAATCTGGCATTGGTATGCCGGTGCCGCGCTGTTACTGCGGATCCTGGAGGGCGGCAGACATGGCGACATCATCCTAGGAAGTGATCTTGCTGCGGGCCAGCGTCCGCAGGCGATCGTCAATGCGCATGCATGGCAATCGGCAAAGACACTCGGCGCTTGGACGCTCGTCGGGTGCACAGTGTCACCGGGTTTTGAGTTCGCCGGCTTCGAACTTGCTCCCGACGGATGGGAGCCCGGCGGCGATTAA
- the phbB gene encoding acetoacetyl-CoA reductase: MSRVAIVTGGTRGIGASIATALQNEGYAVAAVYAGNDEKAQEFHGSCGIRVYKWDVGDHQACAEGVRKVEGDLGPVCTLVNNAGITRDGMLHKMAVEQWSEVMRTNLDSMFNMTRPLIESMRERNFGRIVNISSINGQKGQMGQTNYSAAKAGVIGFTKALAQENARKGITVNCICPGYVDTDMVAAVPPKVLESIIASIPVGRLGKGQEIADTVCFLTRRETAFITGSIIAVNGGQYIANG, from the coding sequence ATGAGCAGGGTTGCGATTGTCACCGGGGGAACCCGAGGAATCGGCGCATCGATTGCCACCGCGTTGCAAAATGAAGGATACGCGGTGGCGGCTGTCTATGCCGGCAATGATGAGAAGGCCCAGGAGTTTCATGGTAGTTGTGGCATCCGCGTCTACAAGTGGGATGTCGGCGACCATCAGGCATGTGCAGAAGGGGTCCGGAAGGTCGAAGGCGACCTGGGCCCTGTCTGTACTCTGGTCAACAATGCCGGCATCACCCGTGACGGCATGCTCCACAAGATGGCCGTTGAACAATGGTCGGAGGTCATGCGCACCAACCTCGATTCCATGTTCAACATGACCCGTCCTCTGATCGAGTCCATGCGGGAAAGAAACTTCGGTCGGATCGTCAACATCTCCTCGATCAATGGCCAGAAGGGCCAGATGGGGCAGACGAACTACTCCGCGGCCAAGGCGGGCGTCATTGGCTTCACCAAGGCGCTGGCCCAGGAGAATGCCCGGAAGGGGATCACCGTGAACTGCATCTGCCCCGGTTACGTGGACACGGATATGGTCGCTGCGGTTCCGCCGAAGGTTCTCGAGAGTATCATCGCCTCGATCCCCGTCGGACGTCTGGGCAAGGGCCAGGAAATCGCCGACACGGTCTGCTTCCTGACGCGCCGAGAGACTGCCTTCATTACCGGTTCGATCATCGCGGTGAATGGCGGCCAATACATCGCCAACGGTTGA
- a CDS encoding acetyl-CoA C-acetyltransferase, translating into MSERDHVVIVSAARTPVGSFNGAFATTPAHLLGATAISGALQRAGVAEADVDEVIMGQVLTAAEGQNPARQAAIAAGVPKEATSWIVNQVCGSGLRSVALGMQQIATGDARIIVAGGQENMSMSPHAAYLRSGHKMGDYQMIDTMIKDGLWDAFNGYHMGNTAENVANQWQITREMQDSFAVSSQNKAETAQKAGRFKDEIIPVTVKERKGERIVADDEYIRHGANIEAMQKLRPAFVKDGSVTAANASGINDGAAAVVLMTASEAERRGLQPLARIASWATAGVDPAVMGSGPIPASRKALEKAGWKPADLDLVEANEAFAAQACAVNKDMGWEIGKVNVNGGSIAIGHPIGASGTRILTTLLHEMKRRDAKKGLATLCIGGGMGIAMCLARE; encoded by the coding sequence ATGTCCGAACGCGACCATGTTGTAATCGTATCCGCAGCCCGTACCCCCGTGGGGTCCTTCAACGGCGCTTTTGCCACCACACCGGCGCACCTGCTCGGGGCGACGGCCATTTCCGGCGCGCTGCAGAGGGCAGGCGTTGCGGAGGCCGATGTCGACGAAGTGATCATGGGACAAGTCTTGACTGCCGCTGAGGGGCAGAACCCTGCGCGTCAGGCGGCGATTGCGGCAGGGGTGCCCAAGGAGGCGACATCGTGGATTGTGAACCAGGTGTGCGGGTCCGGACTGCGCTCCGTCGCCCTGGGCATGCAGCAGATCGCGACGGGCGACGCCAGGATCATCGTGGCGGGCGGTCAGGAGAACATGTCCATGAGCCCCCACGCCGCCTATCTGCGCAGCGGGCATAAGATGGGCGACTATCAGATGATCGACACGATGATCAAGGATGGCCTGTGGGACGCCTTCAACGGCTACCACATGGGCAACACTGCTGAGAACGTGGCCAATCAATGGCAGATCACCCGCGAGATGCAGGACAGCTTTGCCGTCTCCTCTCAAAACAAGGCGGAGACCGCGCAGAAGGCCGGCCGCTTCAAGGACGAAATCATTCCGGTCACGGTGAAGGAGCGCAAAGGCGAACGTATCGTCGCGGACGACGAGTATATCCGCCACGGTGCGAATATTGAGGCCATGCAGAAGCTGCGTCCCGCTTTTGTGAAGGACGGTTCGGTCACGGCGGCGAATGCCTCGGGGATCAATGACGGCGCTGCAGCGGTCGTCTTGATGACCGCCTCGGAGGCCGAGCGGCGTGGCCTGCAGCCTTTGGCGCGGATAGCGTCATGGGCGACGGCGGGCGTGGACCCCGCAGTCATGGGCAGTGGCCCGATCCCGGCCTCGCGCAAGGCCCTGGAAAAGGCCGGCTGGAAACCCGCCGATCTCGACCTGGTCGAAGCCAATGAAGCGTTTGCCGCACAGGCTTGTGCCGTCAACAAGGACATGGGCTGGGAGATCGGGAAGGTCAATGTCAACGGAGGATCCATTGCGATTGGCCACCCAATCGGCGCGTCGGGAACCCGGATCCTCACCACTCTTCTGCACGAAATGAAGCGCCGTGATGCCAAGAAGGGCCTGGCGACCCTGTGTATCGGTGGCGGCATGGGTATAGCGATGTGCCTCGCACGCGAGTAA
- the phaR gene encoding polyhydroxyalkanoate synthesis repressor PhaR, which produces MDQNARAGEKPITIKKYANRRLYNTATSSYVTLDDLAAMVKLGSDFAVFDAKSGEDITRSVLTQIIFEEENKGDHNLLPIRFLRQLIRYYGDNMQTVVPRYLEFSIEALVREQEKIQKQFSQTLGVVDPFKAIEEQTRHNIAMFEKAMSMFNPFAVLAGTQGPAGEVKAAEEVPEREASSRGGGGTDEMRVLREQLSAMQRQIDGLAKGKK; this is translated from the coding sequence GTGGATCAAAACGCAAGAGCGGGCGAAAAGCCAATAACGATAAAAAAATATGCGAACAGAAGACTCTACAACACTGCCACTAGCTCATATGTGACTCTGGACGATCTGGCCGCGATGGTGAAGCTGGGGTCGGACTTCGCAGTCTTCGATGCAAAGTCCGGTGAGGACATCACCCGGTCGGTGCTGACCCAGATCATTTTCGAAGAGGAAAACAAAGGCGACCACAATCTGTTGCCCATCCGCTTTCTCCGACAGCTGATCCGGTATTACGGCGACAATATGCAGACCGTCGTCCCGCGTTATCTCGAATTCAGCATCGAAGCTCTCGTGCGCGAGCAGGAGAAGATCCAGAAGCAATTTTCCCAAACCCTCGGGGTGGTCGACCCCTTCAAGGCCATCGAAGAGCAAACCCGACACAACATCGCGATGTTCGAGAAGGCGATGTCCATGTTCAATCCTTTTGCCGTATTGGCGGGAACGCAAGGACCCGCGGGTGAGGTCAAGGCCGCTGAAGAGGTGCCTGAGCGAGAGGCGTCTTCCCGTGGTGGAGGGGGAACCGACGAGATGAGGGTCTTGCGCGAGCAGCTCAGCGCGATGCAACGGCAGATCGACGGGCTGGCAAAGGGAAAGAAGTAA
- a CDS encoding sensor domain-containing diguanylate cyclase yields the protein MPTERITASLGQDDGETFSETPHLDRLVRFSELTRGGDLQLSVMAAGLAAYHWIVEGDVLLWSDKAADILGIDAALLDSGRLYAAALEPESPASRYDAVQRSSATDEGGGVFFQVEYRLKQGTGEHAEFSWVEDTGRWFAGADGRPAHVFGIVRVVENRKREEEHLHYLGTYDPLTGLMNRPQMLTVVQAALNRVTQLLEPSALLMISIDNLNDIRRHFGSQVADAVGQSVGKRLAAVMRSGDQLGRFTADKLALLLKNCREDEMPIAAARFLGAMRDTVVETTHGPVWVTGSVGGTSLSSEFSTSEEAFLRVEASLDQARRLVGGTDFDPAKSREVVESCRSSMETAAAIFAALDQGSLALSYQPVLRIKDHEVVMQHVDLAFAGDGEGRLMTAARKLDLIGLVETRAVKEVLTVLQGNPSLSMSMALSEQTLRQPCHVNQITALLGRASQAARRFTLQLPSSDLDESERPFVSTIMEIGVSLTWPEKGPVPLPGRDEVPVSILKFPLSRLRDAATNEIERICMESTMALSRRNGAQVLAVDVATRADLDLAVANSVDLIQGPAVFDLVTGESERAVPPENDKPGSRSLSRELSLLKGALMRFHKHIDGR from the coding sequence GTGCCGACTGAAAGAATCACCGCGTCATTGGGGCAGGACGACGGTGAAACGTTTTCGGAGACTCCGCATCTCGATCGTCTTGTTCGCTTCTCCGAGCTGACACGGGGCGGGGACCTGCAGCTGTCTGTGATGGCGGCGGGTTTGGCGGCCTATCACTGGATCGTCGAAGGGGATGTCCTGCTGTGGAGCGACAAGGCTGCAGATATCCTGGGGATTGATGCAGCTCTTCTCGATAGTGGCCGGCTTTACGCCGCCGCGCTCGAACCCGAAAGCCCTGCCAGCCGCTATGATGCTGTTCAGCGTTCCAGTGCGACCGACGAAGGCGGTGGCGTCTTCTTTCAAGTCGAGTACCGGCTGAAACAAGGGACCGGCGAACATGCCGAATTCTCTTGGGTCGAGGACACCGGCCGCTGGTTTGCAGGCGCCGATGGCAGGCCGGCTCACGTCTTCGGTATCGTTCGTGTCGTTGAGAACCGCAAGCGCGAGGAGGAGCACCTACACTATCTCGGCACGTATGATCCTCTGACCGGGCTGATGAACCGTCCCCAGATGCTGACCGTCGTGCAAGCTGCGCTGAACCGCGTGACGCAATTGCTCGAGCCGTCGGCACTGCTGATGATCTCGATCGACAATTTGAATGATATTCGACGTCATTTTGGCAGTCAGGTCGCTGATGCCGTGGGGCAGTCCGTCGGGAAGCGACTGGCCGCCGTCATGCGGAGCGGAGATCAACTGGGACGATTTACGGCAGACAAGCTGGCACTTCTGTTGAAGAACTGCCGTGAGGACGAGATGCCCATCGCCGCCGCCCGTTTCTTGGGTGCAATGCGCGACACCGTCGTTGAGACGACGCACGGCCCCGTCTGGGTCACGGGTTCGGTGGGAGGTACCAGCCTATCCAGTGAATTCTCCACCAGTGAGGAGGCCTTTTTGCGGGTGGAGGCCTCGCTCGACCAAGCGCGCCGCCTGGTAGGCGGAACGGATTTCGACCCGGCGAAGTCTCGCGAGGTGGTCGAGTCGTGTCGATCGAGCATGGAGACCGCTGCGGCCATCTTCGCAGCTTTGGATCAAGGAAGTCTGGCGCTTTCCTATCAGCCGGTCCTGCGCATCAAGGATCATGAAGTGGTGATGCAGCACGTCGACTTGGCTTTCGCCGGTGATGGCGAGGGGAGGTTGATGACGGCGGCCCGAAAGCTGGATCTGATCGGCCTGGTGGAGACGCGAGCCGTGAAGGAGGTACTGACGGTCCTCCAGGGCAACCCCAGCCTGTCTATGAGCATGGCCCTCTCGGAGCAGACGCTGCGGCAACCCTGCCACGTGAACCAGATCACCGCCCTTCTGGGCAGGGCTTCACAGGCGGCCCGACGGTTCACCCTTCAGCTGCCATCGTCAGACCTGGACGAATCCGAGCGCCCCTTCGTCTCGACCATCATGGAAATCGGCGTCTCTTTGACATGGCCGGAAAAGGGTCCCGTGCCCTTGCCGGGTAGGGATGAAGTGCCAGTCTCCATTCTAAAATTTCCGCTCTCCCGTTTGCGAGATGCGGCGACGAACGAGATCGAGAGAATCTGCATGGAGTCGACCATGGCTCTGAGCCGCCGGAATGGCGCGCAGGTTTTGGCCGTCGATGTGGCCACAAGGGCGGATCTGGATCTTGCTGTGGCGAATTCGGTGGATCTGATCCAGGGCCCTGCGGTCTTTGACCTGGTGACGGGTGAAAGCGAGCGAGCGGTTCCACCGGAGAATGACAAACCAGGAAGCCGAAGCCTCTCTCGAGAGTTGTCTCTTCTCAAAGGTGCGCTGATGCGCTTCCATAAGCACATCGACGGCCGCTAG
- the ggt gene encoding gamma-glutamyltransferase has translation MRDFQRSGRSVAYGTNGMAATSSPLATLAAVETLRSGGNAVDAAVTASAILCVTEPHMTGIGGDCFALIGRKDGSIIGLNGSGRAPAAADREWLKTAGLEAGISETSVHSVTVPGAIDAWHHLLAHHGTISLAQALEPAIGFAERGVPATPRVAWDWQRQVSKLEADEGSRRHLLFNGKAPLSGEVYRLPALAETMRIIAKEGREAFYEGAIAEDLVSFLQSRGGLHELEDFRATCHDYVEPISTNYAGSDIVELPPNGQGLTVLIALNILKRFDLAGFAHDGVERTHLQLEAIRIAFELRNEHIADPGFHEVPVSELLSDSTADRMADRISLTRSLPVSGKEKMPLAADTVYLTVVDKEGTAISFINSVFAAFGSGMTSPKTGITLHNRGKGFMTDPNHPNCIGPSRRPLHTIIPAMIRKDGRIAGSYGVMGGAYQPMGHVQVAVNMLTYGMDIQEAIDAPRYFFENGVVSLEKGASDMVARGLSDLGHEVVRPNEPLGGGQGIMLGTNGVLTGGSDPRKDGLALGI, from the coding sequence GTGAGAGATTTCCAGCGTTCGGGACGGTCGGTGGCCTACGGCACCAACGGCATGGCAGCAACCTCTTCGCCTCTGGCCACCTTGGCAGCGGTCGAAACGCTTCGCTCTGGCGGCAATGCGGTGGACGCGGCTGTTACGGCATCCGCCATCCTGTGTGTGACGGAGCCTCACATGACCGGCATCGGAGGCGATTGCTTCGCGCTGATCGGCAGGAAGGATGGATCCATCATCGGCCTGAACGGGTCGGGTCGTGCCCCCGCCGCAGCCGATCGTGAATGGCTGAAGACCGCTGGTCTGGAAGCCGGGATATCCGAAACCAGCGTCCATTCCGTCACTGTTCCGGGAGCTATCGACGCTTGGCATCACCTCCTGGCGCATCATGGGACGATCTCTTTGGCTCAAGCTCTGGAGCCCGCCATCGGATTTGCCGAGCGGGGCGTGCCCGCGACACCGCGCGTCGCCTGGGACTGGCAGCGCCAAGTGTCCAAGCTGGAAGCGGATGAAGGATCGCGCCGTCATCTCTTGTTCAACGGAAAAGCGCCGCTCTCGGGCGAGGTCTATCGCTTGCCGGCTCTGGCGGAAACCATGCGCATCATCGCAAAGGAAGGGCGCGAGGCTTTCTATGAGGGCGCGATCGCCGAGGATCTGGTCAGCTTCCTGCAATCCCGGGGAGGGCTGCACGAGCTCGAGGACTTCCGCGCGACGTGTCACGACTATGTGGAGCCGATCTCGACCAACTACGCGGGCAGCGACATCGTGGAGCTCCCACCGAACGGCCAGGGCCTGACGGTGCTCATCGCGCTGAACATACTGAAGCGTTTCGATCTCGCGGGCTTTGCACATGACGGTGTCGAGCGCACGCACCTGCAGCTCGAGGCGATCCGGATCGCTTTCGAGCTTCGCAACGAGCACATCGCCGATCCGGGTTTCCATGAGGTCCCGGTCAGCGAATTGCTCTCGGACTCGACCGCCGATCGCATGGCGGACCGGATCAGCCTGACTCGGTCGCTGCCCGTCAGCGGCAAGGAGAAGATGCCTCTGGCCGCCGATACCGTCTATCTGACGGTCGTCGATAAGGAGGGGACCGCGATCTCCTTCATCAACTCCGTTTTTGCGGCTTTCGGTTCTGGCATGACGTCGCCGAAGACAGGAATTACGCTGCACAATCGCGGCAAGGGCTTCATGACCGATCCGAATCATCCCAACTGCATCGGCCCAAGCCGTCGGCCTTTGCATACGATCATTCCGGCCATGATTCGCAAGGATGGAAGGATCGCCGGCTCCTACGGCGTCATGGGCGGTGCCTATCAGCCGATGGGCCATGTCCAGGTCGCGGTCAACATGCTGACCTATGGCATGGATATCCAGGAGGCCATCGACGCCCCCCGCTACTTCTTTGAGAATGGCGTGGTCTCGTTGGAAAAGGGCGCTTCGGATATGGTGGCGCGCGGACTCTCCGATCTTGGTCATGAGGTTGTGCGGCCGAACGAGCCTCTCGGCGGCGGCCAGGGCATCATGCTGGGCACCAATGGGGTTCTGACGGGTGGTTCCGACCCACGCAAGGATGGCCTCGCTCTGGGGATTTAG
- a CDS encoding PQQ-dependent sugar dehydrogenase codes for MIRVLQGLGFGLALTTSLASFGSEAARAVDGLKAPAGYTAAVFAEGLGAPRLMVLTSTGDIIVSTYTDGKILLVRGDRNGDGRADGVVSLAEGLDLPHGLLLEGNDRLYVAEQGKVSRYRFDNTAGVLSSPEVVLDELPPAGGHSSRTLKKGHDGWFYVSIGSGCNACFEEDPYRGAIFRFKPGQEAPVMFANGLRNTVGFDWQPETGALYGVDNGRDMLGDHEPPDEVNLIEQGKFYGWPLFYGDNVRDEDFKGAELEKGFKTVAPVFNLPAHVAPLGLTFLRHQKDPAMNGVALVSEHGSWNSSVKVGYKIEALTWDSDGKISSRPFLEGFLREGEVSGRPVDVVEADDGTLYVSDDHAGLIYRITPPDQ; via the coding sequence ATGATACGAGTGTTGCAAGGCCTTGGCTTCGGGTTGGCGCTGACGACCAGTTTGGCGAGCTTTGGCAGCGAGGCTGCTCGCGCCGTTGACGGGCTGAAGGCCCCGGCGGGCTATACAGCGGCCGTCTTCGCAGAGGGACTGGGGGCGCCGCGGCTGATGGTCCTGACCAGCACCGGCGACATCATCGTGTCCACCTACACGGATGGCAAAATCCTGCTCGTCCGCGGCGACCGCAATGGGGACGGGCGTGCGGACGGGGTCGTCAGCCTCGCAGAGGGGCTCGACCTGCCGCATGGGCTCCTCCTGGAGGGAAACGACAGGCTTTATGTCGCCGAGCAAGGAAAGGTCAGCCGCTACCGGTTCGACAACACGGCAGGCGTTCTCAGTTCGCCAGAGGTGGTGCTCGACGAACTGCCCCCGGCAGGAGGGCATTCCTCCCGCACTCTCAAGAAAGGACACGACGGCTGGTTCTATGTTTCGATCGGATCAGGGTGCAACGCCTGCTTCGAGGAAGATCCCTATCGCGGGGCGATCTTCCGCTTCAAGCCGGGGCAAGAGGCGCCGGTCATGTTCGCCAACGGATTGCGGAATACGGTGGGATTCGACTGGCAACCGGAGACGGGGGCATTGTACGGGGTCGATAACGGCCGAGACATGCTGGGCGACCATGAGCCGCCGGATGAAGTCAATCTCATCGAGCAGGGCAAGTTCTACGGCTGGCCGTTGTTCTATGGCGACAATGTGCGGGACGAGGATTTCAAAGGCGCGGAGCTCGAAAAAGGCTTCAAGACGGTCGCACCCGTCTTCAATCTGCCGGCGCATGTGGCGCCGCTTGGACTCACGTTCCTGCGACACCAGAAGGACCCGGCCATGAATGGCGTCGCCCTGGTGTCTGAACACGGTTCGTGGAACAGCAGCGTCAAAGTGGGCTACAAAATCGAAGCGCTGACGTGGGACAGCGACGGAAAAATCAGCAGCCGACCGTTCCTGGAAGGCTTTCTCCGCGAAGGCGAAGTGTCGGGGCGACCCGTGGATGTCGTGGAAGCGGACGACGGCACGCTCTATGTCAGCGACGATCATGCGGGACTGATCTATCGCATTACGCCTCCAGACCAGTAG
- a CDS encoding DUF1674 domain-containing protein → MSDENHREGPKELSPAARRALAEAAERRADAERAPTSRPKEVNGPKGPEPTRYGDWESKGLVSDF, encoded by the coding sequence ATGAGTGACGAAAATCATCGTGAAGGCCCCAAGGAGCTGTCGCCTGCCGCTCGCAGGGCGCTCGCGGAAGCCGCCGAGCGCCGTGCCGATGCCGAGCGGGCGCCGACATCGCGCCCCAAGGAGGTGAACGGGCCGAAGGGTCCGGAGCCGACGCGTTATGGCGATTGGGAGAGCAAGGGGCTCGTCAGCGATTTCTGA